A part of Rhinolophus ferrumequinum isolate MPI-CBG mRhiFer1 chromosome 11, mRhiFer1_v1.p, whole genome shotgun sequence genomic DNA contains:
- the LOC117030240 gene encoding folate receptor alpha isoform X1: MARPITTQLLLFLVWGSAVWAARPRTELLNVCMDAKYHKEKPSPEDKLHEQCSPWKKNACCSYNTSKEAHKDISYLYRFNWDHCGQMEHACKRHFIQDTCLYECSPNLGPWIQQVDQSWRKERILDVPLCKEDCESWWEDCRTSYTCKSNWHQGWDWTSGSNQCPVGATCQPFHIYFPTPAALCNEIWSHSYKISQYSQGSGRCIQMWFDPAQGNPNEEVARFYAEAMSGAGLREAGPLLLGLALVLLRLLS; this comes from the exons ATGGCCCGGCCGATTACAACACAGCTGCTGCTCTTTCTGGTGTGGGGGTCTGCAGTGTGGGCAGCACGGCCCAGGACTGAGCTTCTCAATGTCTGCATGGACGCCAAGTACCACAAGGAAAAGCCAAGCCCCGAGGACAAGCTGCACGAGCAG TGTAGTCCCTGGAAGAAGAATGCCTGCTGCTCCTACAATACCAGCAAGGAAGCCCATAAGGATATTTCCTACCTGTACAGATTCAACTGGGACCACTGTGGCCAGATGGAGCACGCCTGCAAGCGCCACTTCATCCAGGACACATGCCTATATGAGTGCTCCCCCAACCTGGGGCCCTGGATCCAACAG GTGGACCAGAGCTGGCGCAAAGAACGGATCCTTGACGTGCCCCTGTGCAAAGAGGACTGTGAGAGCTGGTGGGAAGACTGCCGCACCTCCTACACCTGCAAGAGCAACTGGCACCAGGGCTGGGACTGGACCTCAG GGTCTAACCAGTGTCCAGTGGGAGCTACCTGCCAACCCTTCCATATCTACTTCCCCACGCCTGCTGCTCTGTGCAATGAAATCTGGAGTCACTCCTACAAGATCAGCCAATACAGCCAAGGAAGCGGCCGCTGCATCCAGATGTGGTTCGACCCAGCCCAGGGCAACCCCAATGAGGAGGTGGCGAGATTCTATGCTGAGGCCATGAGTGGGGCTGGGCTCCGTGAGGCGGGACCTCTCCTGCTCGGCCTGGCCCTAGTACTGCTCCGGCTGCTCAGCTGA
- the LOC117030240 gene encoding folate receptor alpha isoform X2, giving the protein MSAWTPSTTRKSQAPRTSCTSRFNWDHCGQMEHACKRHFIQDTCLYECSPNLGPWIQQVDQSWRKERILDVPLCKEDCESWWEDCRTSYTCKSNWHQGWDWTSGSNQCPVGATCQPFHIYFPTPAALCNEIWSHSYKISQYSQGSGRCIQMWFDPAQGNPNEEVARFYAEAMSGAGLREAGPLLLGLALVLLRLLS; this is encoded by the exons ATGTCTGCATGGACGCCAAGTACCACAAGGAAAAGCCAAGCCCCGAGGACAAGCTGCACGAGCAG ATTCAACTGGGACCACTGTGGCCAGATGGAGCACGCCTGCAAGCGCCACTTCATCCAGGACACATGCCTATATGAGTGCTCCCCCAACCTGGGGCCCTGGATCCAACAG GTGGACCAGAGCTGGCGCAAAGAACGGATCCTTGACGTGCCCCTGTGCAAAGAGGACTGTGAGAGCTGGTGGGAAGACTGCCGCACCTCCTACACCTGCAAGAGCAACTGGCACCAGGGCTGGGACTGGACCTCAG GGTCTAACCAGTGTCCAGTGGGAGCTACCTGCCAACCCTTCCATATCTACTTCCCCACGCCTGCTGCTCTGTGCAATGAAATCTGGAGTCACTCCTACAAGATCAGCCAATACAGCCAAGGAAGCGGCCGCTGCATCCAGATGTGGTTCGACCCAGCCCAGGGCAACCCCAATGAGGAGGTGGCGAGATTCTATGCTGAGGCCATGAGTGGGGCTGGGCTCCGTGAGGCGGGACCTCTCCTGCTCGGCCTGGCCCTAGTACTGCTCCGGCTGCTCAGCTGA
- the LOC117030236 gene encoding folate receptor beta, which yields MSWKLTSPLLLLAWMASVCSARDRTDLLNVCMDAKHHKTKPGPEDKLHDQCIPWKENACCSVSTSQELHKDNSLLYNFNWEHCGKMEPACKRHFIQDNCLYECSPNLGPWIQQVNQSWRKERFLDVPLCKEDCESWWEDCRTSYTCKRNWQQGWNWTSGSNKCPAKAVCRTFESYFPTPAAMCEGLWSHSYKVSQYSRGSGRCIQMWFDPAQGNPNEEVARFYALAMNAGAVCCETGPLLLSLALMLTLLLLG from the exons ATGTCCTGGAAATTGACATCACCTCTGCTTCTTCTGGCCTGGATGGCCTCCGTGTGCAGTGCCAGGGACAGGACAGACCTGCTCAACGTCTGCATGGACGCCAAACACCACAAGACAAAGCCAGGCCCTGAGGACAAGCTGCATGACCAG tgCATTCCCTGGAAGGAGAACGCCTGCTGCTCCGTCAGCACCAGCCAGGAGCTGCACAAGGATAACTCCCTCCTCTATAACTTCAACTGGGAACACTGCGGCAAGATGGAGCCCGCCTGCAAGCGCCACTTCATTCAGGACAACTGTCTCTATGAGTGCTCCCCCAACCTGGGGCCCTGGATCCAGCAG GTGAACCAGAGCTGGCGCAAAGAACGTTTCCTGGACGTGCCCCTGTGCAAAGAGGACTGTGAGAGCTGGTGGGAAGACTGCCGCACCTCCTACACCTGCAAGAGAAACTGGCAGCAGGGCTGGAACTGGACCTCAG GATCTAACAAGTGTCCAGCTAAGGCTGTGTGCCGCACATTTGAGTCCTACTTCCCCACGCCTGCAGCCATGTGTGAGGGCCTCTGGAGTCACTCCTACAAGGTCAGCCAATACAGCCGAGGGAGTGGCCGCTGTATCCAGATGTGGTTTGACCCAGCCCAGGGCAACCCCAACGAGGAGGTGGCAAGGTTTTATGCCTTGGCCATGAATGCCGGGGCCGTGTGCTGTGAGACTGGGCCTCTCCTGCTCAGCCTGGCCCTGATGCTGACACTCCTGCTCCTTGGCTGA